In Calonectris borealis chromosome 8, bCalBor7.hap1.2, whole genome shotgun sequence, a single genomic region encodes these proteins:
- the GLUL gene encoding glutamine synthetase, whose amino-acid sequence MATSASSHLSKAIKHMYMKLPQGEKVQAMYIWIDGTGEHLRCKTRTLDHEPKSLEDLPEWNFDGSSTFQAEGSNSDMYLRPAAMFRDPFRKDPNKLVLCEVFKYNRQSAETNLRHTCRRIMDMVSNQHPWFGMEQEYTLLGTDGHPFGWPSNGFPGPQGPYYCGVGADKAYGRDIVEAHYRACLYAGVKIGGTNAEVMPAQWEFQVGPCEGIEMGDHLWIARFILHRVCEDFGVIVSFDPKPIPGNWNGAGCHTNFSTKNMREDGGLKHIEEAIERLSKRHQYHIRAYDPKGGLDNARRLTGFHETSNIHEFSAGVANRGASIRIPRNVGHEKKGYFEDRRPSANCDPYAVTEALVRTCLLNETGDEPFEYKN is encoded by the exons ATGGCCACCTCGGCGAGCTCCCACCTGAGCAAAGCCATCAAGCACATGTACATGAAGCTGCCGCAGGGGGAGAAGGTCCAAGCCATGTACATCTGGATCGATGGGACAGGGGAGCACCTCCGCTGCAAAACCCGCACGCTGGACCACGAGCCCAAGAGCCTCGAAG ATCTCCCGGAGTGGAATTTTGACGGCTCCAGCACCTTCCAGGCTGAAGGCTCCAACAGCGACATGTACTTGCGACCTGCTGCCATGTTTCGGGACCCTTTTCGCAAGGATCCCAATAAACTAGTCCTCTGCGAGGTCTTCAAATACAACCGCCAGTCTGCAG AGACAAACCTGCGACACACCTGCAGGCGGATTATGGATATGGTGTCCAACCAGCACCCCTGGTTTGGGATGGAGCAAGAGTACACTCTTCTGGGGACAGATGGACATCCGTTTGGCTGGCCTTCCAACGGCTTCCCTGGACCCCAAG GTCCGTACTACTGCGGGGTAGGGGCAGACAAAGCCTATGGCAGAGACATTGTGGAGGCTCACTACCGAGCGTGCCTTTATGCTGGTGTGAAAATTGGAGGAACCAATGCAGAAGTGATGCCAGCCCAG TGGGAGTTCCAGGTGGGACCATGCGAAGGGATTGAGATGGGGGATCACCTCTGGATTGCACGCTTCATCCTCCATCGGGTGTGCGAAGACTTTGGTGTCATTGTGTCCTTCGATCCCAAACCCATCCCTGGGAACTGGAACGGTGCTGGCTGTCACACCAACTTCAGCACCAAGAACATGAGGGAAGATGGAGGTCTCAA GCACATTGAAGAGGCCATCGAGAGGCTGAGCAAGCGTCACCAGTACCACATCCGTGCCTATGACCCCAAAGGGGGGCTGGACAATGCCAGGCGCCTGACGGGTTTCCACGAGACATCCAACATCCACGAGTTCTCCGCTGGCGTGGCCAACCGCGGCGCCAGCATCCGCATCCCCAGGAACGTGGGCCACGAGAAGAAGGGCTACTTCGAGGACCGCCGGCCCTCCGCCAACTGTGATCCTTACGCTGTGACAGAGGCCCTCGTCCGCACGTGTCTCCTCAACGAAACTGGAGACGAGCCTTTTGAGTACAAGAACTAA